One window of the Megalops cyprinoides isolate fMegCyp1 chromosome 2, fMegCyp1.pri, whole genome shotgun sequence genome contains the following:
- the lhx4 gene encoding LIM/homeobox protein Lhx4, which yields MMQSAAVLPTESPVKGLPEILGVPMQQIPQCAGCSQHILDKFILKVLDRHWHSKCLKCADCQSLLADKCFSRAGNVYCKEDFFKRFGTKCASCQQGIPPTQVVRKAQDFVYHLHCFACVMCSRQLATGDEFYLMEDGRLVCKEDYETAKQNDDSEAGAKRPRTTITAKQLETLKSAYKNSPKPARHVREQLSSETGLDMRVVQVWFQNRRAKEKRLKKDAGRHRWGQFYKTVKRSRSGSKTEKESSAEDGGLSDSELSFREDQILSDLGHTNGLYGSVGEVGNGNLLNGSFPLDGAGQPYHDLRAGSPYGLPQSPSSIASLPGHTPLLNNLGFTMDSIMAQGGQGGVGQALRAMAGGPTSDLSTGSSTGYPDFPTSPASWLDEMDHSQF from the exons AGATCCCCCAATGCGCGGGCTGCAGTCAACACATCCTGGACAAGTTTATACTGAAGGTGCTGGATCGACACTGGCACTCCAAGTGTCTGAAGTGCGCCGATTGTCAGTCGCTGCTTGCAGACAAGTGTTTCTCGCGGGCGGGGAATGTATACTGCAAAGAGGATTTCTTCAA GCGTTTCGGAACGAAGTGTGCGTCGTGCCAACAGGGGATCCCCCCCACGCAGGTGGTGCGGAAAGCCCAGGACTTCGTGTACCACCTCCACTGTTTCGCCTGTGTGATGTGCAGCCGACAGCTGGCTACTGGAGATGAGTTCTACCTCATGGAGGATGGCAGGCTAGTGTGCAAAGAGGACTACGAGACAGCCAAACAGAATG ATGATTCTGAGGCTGGTGCCAAGCGACCCCGGACCACCATCACAGCCAAGCAGCTGGAGACCCTCAAGAGCGCCTACAAAAACTCGCCCAAGCCTGCGCGGCACGTCCGAGAGCAGCTCTCCTCTGAGACAGGCCTGGACATGAGGGTTGTGCAG GTGTGGTTCCAGAATCGCCGCGCCAAGGAGAAGCGTCTGAAGAAGGACGCCGGGAGGCACCGCTGGGGCCAGTTCTACAAGACGGTCAAGCGCAGCCGCAGCGGCAGCAAGACGGAGAAGGAGAGCTCGGCGGAGGATGGGGGCCTGAGCGACAGCGAGCTGAGCTTCAGAG AGGACCAGATCCTGTCTGACCTGGGCCACACTAACGGCCTGTATGGGAGCGTCGGCGAAGTCGGTAACGGGAACCTGCTAAACGGGAGCTTCCCTCTGGACGGCGCGGGGCAGCCATACCATGACTTACGGGCAGGCAGCCCCTACGGCCTCCCCCAGTCACCCTCCTCCATCGCCTCCCTGCCCGGCCACACCCCGCTGCTCAACAACCTGGGCTTCACCATGGACAGCATCATGGCCCAGGGCGGGCAGGGCGGGGTCGGCCAGGCGCTGAGAGCCATGGCAGGGGGCCCGACCTCTGACCTGTCCACGGGGAGCAGCACGGGGTACCCAGACTTCCCCACCAGTCCCGCCTCCTGGCTGGACGAGATGGACCACTCCCAGTTTTGA